From a single Fusobacterium pseudoperiodonticum genomic region:
- a CDS encoding LysE/ArgO family amino acid transporter: MDVYLQGFLMGLAYVAPIGVQNLFVINSAISQKRGRALLIALIVIFFDITLAFACFFGIGLLIDKLEWLKLIILLIGSLIVIYIGQGLIRSKSSFKETDTNISLAKVITTACVVTWFNPQAIIDGTMMLGAFRVNLVASDATYFILGVVSASFAWFTGVTLFVSFFRDKFNDKVLRVINIVCGAIIIFYGIKLLLSFYTMLKG, encoded by the coding sequence ATGGATGTATATTTACAAGGTTTCTTAATGGGATTGGCCTATGTTGCACCCATAGGAGTTCAAAATTTATTTGTTATTAATTCAGCAATTAGTCAAAAAAGAGGAAGAGCATTGCTGATAGCTTTAATTGTAATATTTTTTGATATTACTTTAGCCTTTGCTTGTTTCTTTGGAATAGGATTACTAATAGATAAATTGGAATGGTTAAAATTAATAATTCTGTTAATAGGAAGCCTTATTGTTATCTATATTGGTCAAGGACTTATTAGAAGTAAAAGTTCATTTAAAGAAACAGATACAAATATTTCATTGGCTAAGGTAATAACAACAGCCTGTGTTGTAACTTGGTTTAACCCACAAGCAATTATAGATGGAACTATGATGTTGGGAGCATTCAGAGTTAATTTAGTTGCAAGTGATGCAACTTATTTTATCCTAGGTGTAGTTTCAGCCTCTTTTGCTTGGTTTACAGGAGTTACTCTATTTGTTTCATTCTTTAGAGATAAATTCAATGATAAAGTTTTAAGAGTTATAAATATAGTTTGTGGAGCTATAATAATTTTCTATGGAATAAAATTATTATTAAGTTTTTATACTATGTTAAAAGGATAA
- a CDS encoding riboflavin synthase subunit alpha, which translates to MEILDKKSNRMSRVNIGVSEANLLASLPNLQRIFDFLSLRNLLSNELFFTFCKFATVLFLLKKFKNLL; encoded by the coding sequence ATGGAAATTTTAGATAAAAAATCAAATAGAATGAGCCGAGTAAATATCGGCGTGTCTGAAGCCAACTTGTTGGCAAGTTTGCCGAATTTACAGCGAATTTTTGATTTTTTATCGTTAAGAAATTTACTCAGTAACGAACTATTTTTTACTTTTTGTAAATTTGCTACAGTTCTTTTTTTATTGAAAAAATTTAAAAATTTACTATAA
- the nadA gene encoding quinolinate synthase NadA, with translation MKDRIKKLQKEKDVAILAHYYVDGEVQKIADYVGDSFYLAKTATKLKNKTIIMAGVYFMGESIKILNPEKTVHMVDIYADCPMAHMITIKKIKEMREKYDDLAVVCYINSTAEIKAYCDVCITSSNALKIVSKLKEKNIFIVPDGNLAAYIAKQIKNKNIILNEGYCCVHNLVHLENVIKLKKEYPNAKVLAHPECKEEILNLADYIGSTSGIIEEALKDGDEFIVVTERGIQYKIYEKAPNKKLHFADTLICKSMKKNTLEKIENILLNGGDELEVDDEIAKKALIPLERMLELAGD, from the coding sequence ATGAAAGACAGAATAAAAAAATTACAGAAGGAAAAAGATGTTGCAATTTTAGCACATTATTACGTAGATGGGGAAGTTCAAAAGATTGCTGATTATGTTGGAGATTCTTTTTATTTGGCAAAGACAGCAACAAAATTAAAAAATAAGACAATAATAATGGCTGGAGTATATTTTATGGGAGAAAGCATAAAAATTTTAAATCCAGAGAAAACAGTACATATGGTAGATATCTATGCTGATTGTCCTATGGCACATATGATAACTATAAAAAAAATAAAAGAAATGAGAGAAAAATATGATGATTTAGCAGTGGTTTGTTATATAAACTCAACAGCTGAAATTAAAGCATATTGTGATGTATGTATAACTTCATCTAATGCACTTAAGATTGTAAGCAAATTAAAAGAAAAAAATATTTTTATAGTTCCTGATGGAAATTTAGCTGCATATATAGCAAAACAAATAAAAAACAAAAATATTATTTTAAATGAAGGTTATTGCTGTGTACATAATTTAGTGCATTTAGAGAATGTAATAAAATTAAAAAAAGAATATCCTAATGCAAAGGTTTTAGCACATCCTGAATGTAAAGAAGAAATTTTAAATTTAGCTGATTATATAGGTAGTACAAGTGGAATAATTGAAGAGGCTTTAAAAGATGGAGATGAATTCATAGTTGTAACTGAAAGAGGAATACAATATAAAATATATGAAAAAGCCCCTAATAAAAAACTTCATTTTGCAGATACATTAATATGTAAAAGTATGAAAAAAAATACTTTAGAAAAAATAGAAAATATTTTATTAAACGGTGGGGATGAATTAGAAGTTGATGATGAAATAGCTAAAAAAGCTTTAATTCCTTTAGAAAGAATGTTAGAGTTGGCAGGCGATTAA
- a CDS encoding L-aspartate oxidase, with protein sequence MKIENSDVVIVGSGVAGLICALTLSKKFKIILLTKKKLQDSNSYLAQGGISVCRGKEDREEYIEDTLIAGHYKNDKRAVEILVDESEEAVNTLIENGVKFTGDKKGLFYTREGGHRKFRILYCEDQTGKYIMESLIEKLLERDNIEIIEDCEFLDIIEKENTCLGILAKKEEIFAIKSKFTVLATGGLGGIYKNTTNFSHIKGDGIAVAIRHNIELKDISYIQIHPTTLYSKENKRKFLISESVRGEGAILLNQKLERFTDELKPRDKVTKAILEEMKKDKSEYEWLDFSTIKLDVKERFPNIYRNLMENNIDPLKDKVPVVPAQHYTMGGIKVDMDSKTSMKNLYAIGEVACTGVHGQNRLASNSLLESVVFGKRAAYSIIDENNISVYNEIKDDIFENIADKIIVIDEKENKNIIEKRIKEDEFEKNR encoded by the coding sequence ATGAAAATTGAAAATTCAGATGTAGTTATAGTTGGTTCTGGAGTTGCAGGTTTAATTTGTGCTTTGACTTTATCTAAGAAATTTAAAATAATATTATTAACGAAGAAAAAACTTCAAGATAGTAACTCTTATCTGGCACAGGGAGGAATATCAGTTTGTAGAGGAAAAGAAGATAGAGAAGAATATATTGAAGATACTTTAATTGCAGGTCACTATAAAAATGATAAAAGAGCAGTTGAAATATTAGTAGATGAATCAGAAGAAGCAGTAAATACTTTAATTGAAAATGGAGTTAAATTTACAGGAGATAAAAAGGGATTATTCTATACAAGAGAGGGAGGACACAGAAAATTTAGAATTCTATATTGCGAGGACCAAACTGGTAAATATATAATGGAAAGCCTTATAGAAAAGCTTTTAGAAAGAGATAATATAGAAATAATCGAAGATTGTGAGTTTTTAGATATTATTGAGAAAGAAAATACTTGTTTGGGAATATTAGCAAAAAAAGAGGAAATATTTGCTATAAAATCTAAATTTACAGTTCTAGCAACAGGTGGCTTAGGTGGAATATATAAAAATACTACAAATTTTTCTCATATAAAGGGAGATGGAATTGCAGTAGCTATTAGGCATAATATAGAATTAAAGGATATTTCATATATACAGATACATCCAACAACATTGTATAGCAAAGAAAATAAAAGGAAATTTTTAATATCTGAGTCAGTAAGAGGAGAAGGTGCAATACTTTTAAATCAAAAATTAGAAAGATTTACAGATGAATTAAAACCACGTGACAAAGTAACAAAGGCAATTTTAGAGGAAATGAAAAAAGATAAGTCGGAGTATGAGTGGTTAGATTTTAGTACAATAAAACTAGATGTAAAAGAAAGATTTCCTAATATTTATAGAAATTTGATGGAAAATAATATAGATCCTCTTAAAGATAAAGTTCCAGTAGTTCCAGCTCAACACTATACAATGGGTGGAATTAAAGTAGATATGGATTCCAAAACTTCAATGAAAAATTTATATGCTATTGGTGAAGTTGCTTGTACAGGTGTTCATGGACAAAATAGACTAGCAAGTAATTCATTGTTAGAAAGTGTTGTATTTGGAAAAAGAGCTGCATATTCAATTATTGATGAAAATAATATTTCTGTTTATAATGAAATAAAGGATGATATTTTTGAAAATATAGCAGATAAAATAATAGTGATTGATGAAAAAGAAAATAAAAATATCATAGAAAAAAGGATAAAAGAAGATGAATTTGAGAAAAATAGATAA
- the nadC gene encoding carboxylating nicotinate-nucleotide diphosphorylase translates to MNLRKIDKFQMDESIRLALKEDITSEDISTNAIYKNSRLAEISLYSKEEGILAGIDVFKRVFELLDDNVKFIEYKSDGDKLLNKDLILKIKADVKTILSAERTALNYLQRMSGIATYTQKMVEALDDENIKLLDTRKTTPNMRIFEKYSVKVGGGYNHRYNLSDAIMLKDNHIDAAGSITEAIKLAREYSPFIKKIEIEVEDLKGVEEAVKAGADIIMLDNMDIETTKEAIKIINKQAIIECSGNVDINNIKRFKGLEIDYISSGAITHSAKILDLSLKNLRYIDD, encoded by the coding sequence ATGAATTTGAGAAAAATAGATAAATTTCAAATGGATGAATCAATTAGATTAGCATTAAAGGAAGATATTACTTCTGAAGACATAAGTACAAATGCAATTTATAAAAATAGTAGATTGGCAGAAATTTCACTTTATTCAAAAGAAGAAGGAATTTTAGCAGGAATAGATGTATTTAAAAGAGTTTTTGAGTTGTTAGATGATAATGTTAAATTTATAGAATATAAGTCAGATGGAGATAAACTTTTAAATAAAGATTTAATATTAAAAATTAAAGCTGATGTAAAAACAATATTATCTGCTGAAAGAACAGCTTTGAACTATTTACAAAGAATGAGTGGAATTGCAACTTATACTCAAAAAATGGTAGAAGCACTTGATGATGAAAATATAAAGTTGCTAGATACTAGAAAAACTACTCCAAATATGAGAATATTTGAAAAATATTCAGTTAAAGTTGGTGGAGGATATAATCACAGATATAATCTTTCAGATGCTATAATGTTAAAAGATAATCATATAGATGCTGCTGGTTCTATAACAGAAGCAATAAAACTTGCAAGAGAGTATTCTCCTTTTATAAAAAAAATAGAAATAGAGGTTGAAGATTTAAAAGGAGTAGAGGAAGCTGTTAAAGCTGGAGCAGATATAATTATGCTAGATAATATGGATATAGAAACTACAAAAGAGGCTATAAAAATTATAAATAAGCAGGCTATAATAGAGTGTTCTGGAAATGTAGATATAAACAATATAAAACGTTTTAAAGGATTGGAAATTGACTATATTTCAAGTGGAGCTATAACACATTCAGCTAAAATTTTAGATTTAAGTTTGAAAAATTTGAGGTATATAGATGATTGA
- a CDS encoding transcription repressor NadR gives MIEREEREKKILEILRDSETLVSGTYLAEFFDVSRQVIVQDIAILKAKNIDIISTNRGYRLLSKGIKKVIKVKHDDAEIRNELNAIVDLGASVEDVFVIHKTYGEIRVKLDIKSRRDVDLLVENINSKLSKPLKNLTDNCHYHTIIAENENIFKEVEDKLKELGILMEE, from the coding sequence ATGATTGAAAGAGAAGAGAGAGAAAAGAAAATACTTGAGATACTAAGAGATAGTGAAACTCTTGTTAGTGGGACATATCTTGCAGAATTTTTTGATGTTTCAAGACAAGTGATAGTACAGGATATAGCAATATTAAAAGCTAAAAATATAGATATTATTTCAACTAATAGAGGTTATAGATTACTATCAAAAGGAATAAAAAAAGTTATTAAGGTCAAACATGATGATGCAGAAATTAGAAATGAATTAAATGCTATTGTAGACCTTGGAGCAAGTGTTGAAGATGTTTTTGTTATCCATAAAACTTACGGAGAAATAAGGGTAAAGTTGGATATAAAATCAAGGAGAGATGTTGATTTATTAGTGGAAAATATCAATTCTAAATTGAGTAAACCGCTAAAAAATCTTACAGATAATTGTCACTATCACACTATAATAGCTGAAAATGAGAATATTTTTAAAGAAGTTGAAGATAAACTAAAAGAGCTTGGAATTTTGATGGAAGAATAA
- a CDS encoding type II toxin-antitoxin system RelB/DinJ family antitoxin — MAVINIRVNDEVKKEAETIFKALGLNMSVAMNLFLKKCINENGIPFDLKVPNKETIEAMEETNKILNGDIERKSYKNADELFEDLGV; from the coding sequence ATGGCTGTTATAAATATTCGTGTTAATGATGAAGTAAAGAAAGAGGCTGAAACTATTTTTAAGGCTTTAGGTCTTAATATGTCAGTTGCAATGAATTTATTTTTAAAAAAATGTATAAATGAAAATGGAATTCCATTTGATTTAAAGGTTCCAAATAAAGAAACAATAGAAGCAATGGAAGAGACTAATAAGATATTAAATGGAGATATAGAAAGAAAATCATATAAAAATGCTGATGAGTTATTTGAAGATTTAGGTGTGTAA
- a CDS encoding AAA family ATPase, with protein MKIHIIGCSGTGKTYLAKKLSNKYNILHYDLDNIYWDNSSQKYGIKTKVEKRDKLFQNILEKDDWIIEGIYYKWLEQSFKNADIIYILDLPKYIYKFRIIKRFIKRKLKLETGKKETLKSLLNLLKWTDKFQNEDMKEIVKFLEIYKEKVYFIKSKKEINKILEF; from the coding sequence TTGAAAATTCATATTATTGGTTGCAGTGGTACAGGTAAAACTTATCTTGCAAAGAAATTATCAAATAAATATAATATTCTTCACTATGATTTAGATAATATATATTGGGATAATTCTTCACAAAAATATGGAATAAAGACAAAAGTTGAAAAAAGAGATAAATTATTTCAAAATATATTAGAAAAAGATGATTGGATTATAGAGGGAATTTATTATAAATGGCTTGAACAAAGTTTTAAAAATGCTGATATTATCTATATTTTAGATTTACCTAAATATATTTATAAATTTCGTATTATAAAAAGATTTATCAAAAGAAAATTAAAATTAGAAACTGGTAAAAAAGAAACATTGAAATCTTTACTAAATTTATTAAAATGGACAGATAAATTTCAAAATGAAGATATGAAAGAAATAGTAAAATTTTTAGAAATTTACAAAGAAAAAGTTTATTTTATAAAAAGTAAAAAAGAAATTAATAAAATTTTAGAATTTTAA
- a CDS encoding YfbM family protein has product MGMYAMYQEVKKEDFKKLLESDDFFETIEDLEEKDGTELCDIDKMWDALHFLLNGLSALYGDPQDNILSEFIIGSKCFDDDSEEFARYIPTEKVIEIAKKLNEINFEDYLKDFDMNKFAENGIYPDIWSYDEEREEIMEELSEHFDNLKEFYNKVAKNKNIVVVTIC; this is encoded by the coding sequence ATGGGAATGTATGCTATGTACCAAGAAGTGAAAAAAGAAGATTTTAAAAAATTATTAGAAAGTGATGACTTCTTTGAAACTATTGAAGACTTAGAAGAAAAAGATGGAACTGAATTATGTGATATTGATAAAATGTGGGATGCTCTTCATTTTTTACTTAATGGACTTTCTGCACTCTATGGAGATCCTCAAGATAATATACTAAGTGAATTTATTATTGGTAGCAAATGCTTTGATGATGATTCTGAAGAATTTGCAAGATATATTCCAACAGAAAAAGTAATAGAAATTGCTAAAAAACTTAATGAAATAAATTTTGAAGATTATTTAAAAGATTTTGATATGAATAAATTTGCTGAAAATGGTATTTATCCAGATATTTGGAGCTATGATGAAGAAAGAGAAGAAATAATGGAAGAACTTTCTGAACATTTTGATAATTTAAAAGAATTCTATAATAAAGTTGCTAAAAATAAGAATATAGTTGTTGTTACTATTTGTTAA
- a CDS encoding DUF554 domain-containing protein has translation MGLITNFSAATILYCIGAMAILGSLNLSRLTPYEY, from the coding sequence ATGGGATTAATAACAAATTTTTCAGCAGCAACTATACTTTATTGTATTGGAGCTATGGCAATTTTAGGTTCACTGAACCTCTCACGACTGACACCCTACGAGTACTAG
- a CDS encoding RNA-guided endonuclease TnpB family protein: MANYVLTLALKTELWQEHILEKRLNIARMIYNSCLSEILKRHKKMINSSEYKEVSNLDKKEQSKRYKELDKKYSISKFELNKYVKPMTQKFKKNIGSQMGQELAERAFATYEKFKYGKAKKVYLKSYGNFYSVREKGNITGLRFFKEDCCISWLGLKIPVIIKNNDKYAQSCFLDKLLYCRLLKRVVNGKNKYYIQITFEGTPPKKHKVGGENEIGIDIGTSTIAIVSDNKVELKILAENIEINEKEKIRLQRKLDRQRRANNPNKYNKDGTINIENKEKWKKSKSYVKTKLKLSNLQRKIAEKRKQSHNILANSILEIGTIVKVENMSFKALQRRSKKTEISEKTGKFKKKKRFGKSLSNRAPALLIETINRKLEYIGKNIIKIDTFKVKASQLNHSTNEYEKKSLSKRWVEILGNKIQRDLYSAFLIKNVKENLEEVNIEKAQKEFKNFVKLHNEEIERIKKGNVKTLKCMGF; the protein is encoded by the coding sequence ATGGCGAATTATGTATTGACATTAGCTTTAAAAACTGAACTATGGCAAGAACATATTTTAGAAAAGAGACTAAATATAGCCAGAATGATATATAATTCTTGCCTTAGTGAAATTCTTAAAAGACATAAAAAAATGATAAATTCTTCTGAATATAAAGAAGTCAGTAATTTAGATAAAAAAGAGCAATCTAAAAGATATAAAGAATTAGATAAAAAATATTCAATATCTAAATTTGAATTAAATAAGTATGTAAAACCTATGACACAAAAATTCAAAAAGAATATAGGTTCTCAAATGGGACAAGAATTAGCTGAAAGAGCTTTTGCGACTTATGAAAAATTTAAGTATGGTAAAGCTAAAAAAGTATATTTAAAAAGTTATGGAAATTTCTATTCTGTTAGAGAAAAAGGAAATATTACAGGTCTTAGATTTTTTAAAGAAGATTGTTGTATATCTTGGCTAGGCTTAAAGATTCCTGTAATAATAAAAAATAATGATAAATATGCACAAAGTTGTTTTTTAGATAAGTTATTGTATTGTAGATTACTTAAAAGAGTTGTAAATGGAAAAAATAAATATTATATTCAAATAACTTTTGAGGGAACACCTCCTAAAAAACATAAAGTTGGTGGAGAAAATGAAATTGGAATTGATATAGGAACTTCAACAATAGCAATCGTTAGTGATAATAAAGTAGAATTAAAGATTTTAGCTGAAAATATAGAAATAAATGAAAAAGAAAAAATAAGACTACAAAGAAAATTAGACAGACAGAGAAGAGCAAACAATCCTAATAAATATAACAAAGATGGCACAATTAACATAGAAAATAAAGAAAAATGGAAAAAGAGCAAATCATATGTAAAAACAAAGTTAAAACTTTCAAATTTACAGAGAAAAATCGCAGAGAAAAGAAAGCAATCTCATAATATTTTAGCGAATAGTATACTAGAAATTGGAACAATAGTAAAAGTTGAAAATATGAGTTTTAAAGCTTTACAGAGAAGAAGCAAGAAAACTGAAATATCTGAAAAAACTGGAAAATTTAAAAAGAAAAAGAGATTTGGAAAATCTTTATCAAATAGAGCACCTGCATTATTAATTGAAACAATAAATAGAAAATTAGAATATATTGGAAAAAATATAATAAAAATTGATACTTTTAAAGTAAAAGCTAGTCAACTAAATCATAGTACAAATGAATATGAAAAGAAAAGTCTATCAAAAAGATGGGTAGAAATATTAGGAAATAAAATACAAAGAGATTTGTATTCTGCATTTTTAATAAAAAATGTAAAAGAAAATTTAGAAGAAGTAAATATAGAAAAAGCACAAAAAGAATTTAAAAATTTTGTTAAATTGCATAATGAAGAAATTGAAAGAATAAAAAAAGGAAATGTAAAAACATTAAAATGTATGGGATTTTAA
- a CDS encoding DUF1877 domain-containing protein encodes MGMDLCYYGVKEEEIPKILDGNFEEDFTNLEPQHTLRVFSAKDFYYLYTGGKELEEEDFQGKNERDIFTEALLGEVTVSFAPGDIYSYCSCKEKVKEIANFFNKIDIKDYFEKIGTIEEISDKNFKGEDFSYLGVKTTRRFYSSMKEEEYIFDVEGTIDRFNEFKKFYNELVKNNLALYIYIF; translated from the coding sequence ATGGGTATGGACTTATGTTATTATGGTGTTAAAGAAGAAGAAATACCAAAAATTCTTGATGGAAACTTTGAGGAAGATTTTACAAACTTAGAACCTCAACATACATTAAGAGTTTTTTCAGCAAAGGATTTTTATTATTTGTATACAGGTGGAAAAGAATTAGAAGAAGAAGATTTTCAAGGAAAAAATGAAAGAGATATTTTTACAGAGGCTCTTTTAGGTGAAGTAACAGTTAGCTTTGCTCCTGGAGATATTTATTCCTATTGTAGTTGCAAAGAAAAAGTTAAAGAAATAGCTAATTTTTTTAATAAGATTGATATAAAAGATTATTTTGAAAAAATAGGTACTATTGAAGAAATATCAGATAAAAATTTTAAAGGAGAAGATTTTAGTTATTTAGGAGTAAAAACTACAAGAAGATTTTATTCTTCTATGAAGGAAGAAGAATATATTTTTGATGTTGAAGGTACAATAGATAGATTTAATGAATTTAAAAAATTTTACAATGAACTAGTTAAAAATAATTTAGCTCTATATATTTATATATTCTAA
- a CDS encoding NAD-dependent epimerase/dehydratase family protein produces MKKVFIVTGSTGFLGNTIVKKLSKNKDYEVRALVYSKKEEDILKDIDCKIFYGDITNKASLKDIFTVEDNKDIYVIHCAAIVTIKSDEDPKVYDVNVNGTNNVIDYCLEVNAKLLYVSSVHAIKESEGKIFETKDFDKDLVHGYYAKTKAEAAKNVLEAVKNRNLKACIFHPAGIIGPGDSSNTHTTQLVKRMLENKLVFVVNGGYNFVDVRDVADGIINAADMGEIGETYILSGEYISIKDYAKLVEKILGKKKYIFSIPRWFVKMIAPAMEKYYDLVKKVPLFTRYSIYTLQTNSNFSNDKAYKELNFRNRKIEDSIKDTIIDITKKEIQ; encoded by the coding sequence ATGAAAAAAGTTTTTATAGTTACAGGCTCTACAGGATTTTTAGGAAATACCATAGTAAAAAAACTATCAAAAAATAAAGATTATGAAGTAAGGGCTTTAGTTTATTCTAAAAAAGAAGAAGATATATTAAAAGATATAGATTGCAAAATATTTTATGGAGATATAACAAATAAAGCTTCTTTAAAAGATATCTTTACTGTTGAAGATAATAAAGATATCTATGTGATACATTGTGCTGCAATAGTTACTATAAAGTCTGATGAAGATCCAAAGGTCTATGATGTTAATGTCAATGGAACAAATAATGTTATTGATTATTGTCTAGAAGTGAATGCTAAATTATTATATGTAAGCTCAGTTCATGCTATAAAAGAGAGTGAAGGAAAAATATTTGAAACTAAAGATTTTGATAAAGATTTAGTCCACGGATATTATGCTAAAACAAAAGCTGAAGCTGCTAAAAATGTATTAGAAGCTGTTAAAAATAGAAATCTTAAAGCTTGTATTTTCCATCCAGCAGGGATAATAGGACCAGGGGACTCTTCTAATACTCATACCACACAGTTAGTAAAGAGAATGCTAGAAAATAAGCTAGTATTTGTTGTTAATGGTGGATATAATTTTGTAGATGTAAGAGATGTAGCTGATGGCATAATAAATGCAGCTGATATGGGTGAAATAGGTGAAACATATATTTTATCTGGAGAATATATTTCTATTAAGGATTATGCTAAATTAGTTGAAAAGATACTTGGAAAAAAGAAATATATATTTAGTATACCTAGATGGTTTGTTAAAATGATAGCACCTGCAATGGAAAAATACTATGATCTAGTAAAAAAAGTCCCTTTATTTACAAGATATTCTATATATACATTACAAACAAATTCTAACTTTTCTAATGATAAAGCTTATAAAGAATTAAACTTTAGAAATAGAAAGATAGAAGATTCAATAAAAGACACAATTATTGATATAACTAAGAAAGAAATTCAATAA
- a CDS encoding Fic family protein: MSNKYEKLIKLYYKKKNIDEEYIKRIENPATLITELKINPMKKGNKILDKEYSLFYVNLLEHTLLQEKIVKNSNKINYISNRLPTIAIKEIIMKILSNELYKTNKIEGIETVKSEIHSSLKDDRTSNKKSNKLDGIIKKYKDIMENNFEDTEHIDNLSSFRKIYDEMFEGFEKSGNYKLDGKYFRKNTVKVINGLGNTIHIGVNGEEAIEKNIEDLIQFMNRKDIPFLIKASISHFFFEYIHPFYDGNGRFGRYLLSLYLARKLDILTAFSVSYSISKNLDDYYKSFVEVEDVTNYGEITFFVENILKTIKNGQEMIIELLNDSVMRFKHSMEILDELTKELSEKENIILQIYLQNYLFNDFEELTNVELTAIIGDLTQQTINKYTQELEKKGYLVKIKQRPLTYSLSEKITEKI, from the coding sequence ATGTCAAATAAATATGAAAAATTAATAAAATTATATTATAAAAAGAAAAATATAGATGAAGAGTATATAAAAAGAATAGAAAATCCTGCTACACTTATTACAGAATTGAAGATTAATCCTATGAAAAAAGGAAATAAGATTTTAGATAAGGAATATAGCTTATTTTATGTAAATTTATTAGAACACACTCTATTACAAGAAAAAATAGTGAAAAATAGCAACAAAATTAATTATATTTCAAATAGGTTACCAACAATTGCTATTAAAGAAATAATTATGAAAATATTATCAAATGAGTTATATAAAACTAATAAAATTGAAGGAATAGAAACTGTTAAAAGTGAGATACATTCATCATTAAAAGATGATAGAACATCTAATAAAAAATCAAATAAACTAGATGGAATAATAAAAAAATATAAGGATATAATGGAGAATAATTTTGAAGATACAGAACATATAGATAATCTTTCTAGTTTTAGAAAAATATATGATGAGATGTTTGAAGGTTTTGAAAAAAGTGGAAACTATAAATTAGATGGAAAATATTTTAGAAAAAATACTGTAAAAGTAATTAATGGGCTAGGAAATACTATACATATAGGTGTTAATGGAGAAGAAGCAATAGAAAAAAATATAGAAGATTTAATTCAGTTTATGAATAGAAAGGACATTCCATTTTTAATAAAAGCTAGTATCAGTCATTTTTTCTTTGAATATATTCATCCATTTTATGATGGAAATGGAAGATTCGGAAGATATTTACTATCACTATACTTAGCTAGAAAACTGGATATTTTAACAGCTTTTTCAGTTTCTTACTCAATATCAAAAAATTTAGATGATTATTATAAATCTTTTGTTGAAGTAGAAGATGTAACTAACTATGGTGAAATAACATTTTTTGTTGAAAATATTTTAAAAACTATAAAAAATGGACAAGAGATGATAATAGAATTATTAAATGACAGTGTGATGAGATTTAAGCATTCAATGGAAATTTTAGATGAGTTAACAAAGGAATTATCTGAAAAAGAAAATATAATCTTACAAATATATTTACAAAATTATTTATTTAATGATTTTGAAGAACTTACTAATGTAGAATTAACTGCTATCATAGGAGATTTGACTCAACAAACTATAAACAAATATACTCAAGAATTAGAAAAGAAAGGATATTTAGTAAAAATAAAACAAAGACCACTAACTTATTCTTTATCTGAAAAAATAACTGAAAAAATATAA